CCGGTCGAAGATGCGATCTACCAGCTCAAGGAAGGCGAAGTCAGCGGCCTGGTGCGCTCCAGCTTCGGCTACCACATCGTCAAGGTGACCAAGCTCGTGCCGGCAGTCCAGAAGACCCTGGAAGAAGCCAGGCCGGAGATCACGGCCGAGCTGAAGAAGGCCAAGATGTCGAACAAGTATTCGGAACTGGCCGAGACCTTCACCAACACCGTCTACGAGCAGTCGGACAGCCTGAAGCCGGTGGCCGACAAGCTGGGCCTGGCCATCCAGACCGCCGACGGCCTGACCCGTACGCCGAACCCGGCGCTGGGCAAGTCGCCGGTGAATAACGAGAAGTTCCTGAAAGCGATCTTCTCGCAGGACGCCATCGCCAACAAGCGCAACACCGAAGCGGTGGAAGTCGCGCCGAGCACCCTGGTGGCGGGCCGCGTGGTCGAGTTCAAGCCGGCCACCAAGCGTCCGCTGGCCGAAGTCGCCGACCAGATCCGCCAGCGCGTGACCCAGGAAGAAGCGATGCGCCTGGCGCGCCAGGCCGGCGAAGCGAAGATCGCCGCGCTGAAGGCATCGGATGATGCCAGCGGCTTCGGCGCCACCAAGGTCCTGTCGCGCACCATGCAGACGGATCCGGGCATCAACCCGGCCGCAGCGATCGCCGTGCTGAAGGCCGACGCCAGCAAGCTGCCGGCCTATGTCGGCGTCGAGCTGCCGGGCCAGGGCTTTGGCGTCTACCGCATCGGCAAGGTGTCGCAGCCGGCCCAGGTGGACCAGGCGCGCCGCAAGGAAGAGTCGGCGGCGATCGCACGCGCCGTCGGCGGTGCCGAGCTGTACGGCTACATCGAAGCCCTGAAGAAGAAGGCCAAGGCCAAGGTGAACGTCAAGGCGGCTGAGCTGGGCAACAAGGCCGAGTAATCGGCAGGCCACAGGCAAAAAGCCCGGTCCGCGAAAGCGGCCGGGCTTTTTGTTTGGGTCGGTTGGGACGGTGGGCGCCCTCTGCCCACGCAGGGATCAGCCGGCGTGCAGCTTCCGCGCCGCCGCCAGGAAGTCTTCCTTGCCGATGTCCGCCAGCTCCAGCACCTCCGCCTGCGGATACTGCGCGAAGTTGCGGTCGATCGAGCGCAGGTAGGCCGGGTCGTAGTGCTGCACCAGCAGTTCGTCGACCAGCTCCGGCAGCCGGCCGCCGGTCGCCATCGCGTGCCAGGCGTCGATCTTGGCGCGGCCGTGCAGCTGCACCAGGTGGTCGAGCTGCGCATTCAGGGCCGAGGGGTCGGCGCAGAAATGCTGGTAATCCTCCATCAGCAGGCGCACGCGGTTCGGGCGCGACAGCATCACGGAGATGCAGGGCGAGGCGCGCATGCGCTCCATCACCACTTCCGGCACGCGCAGGTTGCCGACCTTCTTGCTCTCCGATTCGACGAACACGGGCTTGGCCGGATCGAAGCGGCGCAGCTTGTCCCAGATGCGGGTCTCGAACATCTTCTGGCTCGGCTGGGGCTCGTCCGGCAGGTGGCCCAGCACCGAGCCGCGGTGGGCCGCCAGGCGCTCGAGGTCGAGCACCTGGGCGCCGACGCTCTCCAGCGTCTCCAGCAGGCGGCTCTTGCCGCTGCCGGTAGTACCGCAGACCACCCGGAACTGCAGCTGGGGCGGATTCTCCAGTGCGCTGTTGACGAAGCCGCGGAAGGCCTTGTAGCCGCCATCGAGCTGCACCGCCGGCCAGCCGATCTTGGCCAGGATATGCGCCATCGAGCCGCTGCGGTTGCCGCCGCGCCAGCAGTAGACCAGTGGCTTCCAGTCGCGCGGCTTGTCGGCGAACAGCTTCTCGAGATGGTTGGCGATATTGCGCGACACCAGCGCCGCCCCGATCTTCTTCGCCTCGAAGGCGCCGACCTGCTTGTAGGTGGTGCCGACCAGGATGCGCTCCTGGTCGTTCAGCACCGGGCAGTTGATGGCGCCGGGAATGTGGTCGAGCGCGAACTCCGATTCGCTGCGCGCGTCGATGATGGTGTCGAATTCGTCGAGCTGCGCGAAGACGTCGGTGAAGCTGAGGACTGCGGGGTATTTCATTATTTTATTGTTTGATCAGGGGAGCCAGTTGCGGCCAGATGTTATTGAGGATGACGGGATGGGCGCTGGCCAGCGGGTGCATGCGGTCGGCCTGGAAGTTGGCGGGCACCAGTTCCACGCCCTGCAGCATGTAAGGCACCAGCGGCACCTTGAGCGTCGAGGACAGCTCCTTGTACATGCCGGTGAAGCGTTCCGTATAGGCGCGGCCGTAGTTCGGCGGCATGTGGATGCCGACCAGCAGGACCCTGGCGCTGGTCTTTTTGGACATGTCGATCATGGCGCGCAGATTGTCCTCCGCGGACGTGACCGGCAAACCGCGCAGGCCGTCGTTGGCGCCCAGTTCCAGCACCACCACGCTCGGCTTGTGCCGGGCCAGCAGGGCCGGGAGGCGCGAGCGGCCGCCGCTGGTGGTGTCGCCGCTGATGCTGGCGTTGACGATGCGGGCGTCCAGCTTCTCCGCCTTCAGGCGCTGTTCCAGCAGGGCGACCCAGCCGCTCCCGCGCGCCAGCCCGTACTCGGCGGAGAGGCTGTCGCCCACCACCAGCACGGTTTTTGGTGCAGAATAGGCGCTCCCCGACGCCGCCAGCGCGAAGGCCGCGAGGGCGCCGATGGCCCATTTTTTCAGATTGAGACGAGCAAGCATGCGTGATATTCCCGAGGCTACCAAAGGTGAAGCATTAGTGCGGCACCCGGCGATCGAAGTCGCCGGCCTGTCGAAGCGGGTGGCGGACGCCAGCGGCGAACTCACCATCCTGCACAGTGTCGATTTTACCGTGCAACCGGCCGAGACGCTTGCCCTGGTCGGCGCCTCCGGCTCCGGCAAGTCGACGCTGCTGGGCCTCCTCGCCGGCCTCGACACGCCGTCCAGCGGCACGGTCCGGCTCGACGGCACCGATATCTTCGCCCTCGACGAGGACGGCCGCGCCGCGTTCCGCAAGGCCAAGCTGGGCTTCGTGTTCCAGTCCTTCCAGCTGCTGCCGCACCTGAGCGCGCTGGAAAACGTGATGCTGCCGCTCGAGCTGCGCGGTGATCCGGCGGCGCGCGAGAAGGCCGCCGCCATGCTGGGCCGGGTCGGGCTGGAAAGCCGGCTGCGCCACTATCCGAAATACCTGTCCGGCGGCGAGCAGCAGCGCGTGGCGCTGGCGCGCGCCTTCGTCACCGAGCCGCCGCTGCTGTTTGCCGACGAGCCTACCGGCAGCCTCGACGCCGCCACCGGCGAGGCCGTGATTCGCCTGATGTTCGAACTCAACCGCGAACGCGGCTCGACCCTGGTGCTCGTCACCCACGATCCGGCGATGGCGGCGCGCTGCGGGCGGACGCTGACCATCGCGGCAGGACGCCTCGTGACGTGACGGTACGCCGCGGTTGGTGGACATACCTTCCCACCATCACGTTGACGACACCAACGCGTTGAGCACGGCCCGGATCGCCCGCGGCAGCTCGCCCGCCGTCAGGCCGATCGGCCCGTTGCCGTCCTCCACCAGCCAGTCGGCCGCGGCGCCGTGCAGCCATACCGCGCCCAATGCCGCTTCCCAGGCAGGCCAGCCCTGGGCCAGCAGGGCGCCGCAAAAGCCCGCCAGCACGTCGCCGCTGCCGCCGGTCGCCAGGCCGGGATTGCCGCTCGTGTTGACCGCCACGAAGCCGTCCGGCCGCCCGATCACGCTGCCGGCGCCCTTCAGCACCACCACGCAATTGAAACGCATCGCCAGCTCGCGGGCGTGCTCCAGGCGGTCCGCCTGCACGATGGAGGCGGTCACGCCGAGCAGGCGCGCCGCCTCAAGCGGGTGCGGGGTCAGGATCAGCTGGCCGCCGTGCGCCGCCAGGCCTTCCTGAAGCTCCCGGCGCGCCGCGCCCAGGTTCAGGGCGTCCGCATCCACCACCAGCGGCGCGCGCAGCGCCAGCACCTGGCCTAGCAGGTGAACGGCGGCATCCGCGCTGCCCATGCCGGGACCGGCGACCACGGTGCGGCCTTCGAAGTCCATCCCGGCGGCCTCGCGGAACATGATCTCGGGCTGCAGCGGATCGATGGCCATGCCGCCGTCCAGCAGGGCGGCGAACACCCGGCCGGCGCCGCCGTACAGCGCCGCGCGCGCCGCCAGCACCGCGGCCCCGGCCATGCCGCGCGCGCCGCCCAGTACCGCGACGTCGCCGAAGCTGCCCTTGTGCGAATTGCGGCGGCGCGGCGCCAGCCGTTCGGCAAACAGGGCAGGGCCGTTCAGCACCGCCTGCGCGGTTTCCTGGTGCAGGCCGTCCGCGCCCAGCATGTCGACGCGCACCTCGCCGGCGCGGTCGCAGCCGTCGCCGGTGTGCAGGCCGGGCTTGTTGCCGAGGAAGGTGATGGTGTGGGTGGCCGTCACTGCGGCGCCGTCGGCCCCGACGATGGCACCGCTGTCGGCCTCCAGCCCGCTCGGCACGTCGAGCGCCAGCACCGGGCAGTCGCAGCCGGCCGTCCACAGCGCCAGCTCGCGTGCGCGTCCCGCCAGCGGGCGTGCGAGGCCGATGCCGAACAGGGCGTCGACCACCAGGCGCCAGGGCCGGCCCGCCGGGATTTCATCGACGAAGCGCGCGCCGGCGTCGCGCGCCCGCTGCAGCGCGCGCCCGGCCTCGAAGGAGGGCGCGCGTTCGCCCGCCAGGTGCAGCACCTCGACGTCGGCGCCCCGGCGCGCCAGGCTCGCCGCCAGTTCGAGTCCATCGCCGCCGTTGTTGCCGGGACCGGCCAGCACCAGCACGGCGCCGGCGGCATCGCCGTCCAGCAGCTCGAGCGCGAAGGCGGTGGCGGCCTGGCCCGCGCGCTCCATCAGGTCGCCGGGCGTGAGCCGCGCCTGGGCGGCCCGTTCGATGGCGCGGATCTGGTCGCAGCTGTAGAGCAGGGTGTCCATGTTGGCTCCGGTTCGGTATCGATTCCCTCCATTGTCGCCAAATTCGCAACACTGTGCGAGACGCGACTACAATAGACCCGGATTTTCTGGCAACGGAGTGGAGAACGTATGGACTGGCAGTTCTGGATCGATCGCGGCGGCACCTTCACCGACATCGTGGCGCGCAGCCCTGATGGCACCCTCGTTACCCACAAGCTGCTGTCCGAGAATCCCGAACAGTACCGCGACGCCGCCGTGGCCGGCATCCGCCACCTGCTGGGCCTGAAGCCAGGCGAAGCGGCGCCGGACGGCGCCATCGAAGCGGTCAAGATGGGCACCACGGTCGCGACCAACGCACTGCTCGAACGGAAGGGCGAGCCCACCGCGCTGGCCATCACCCGCGGCTTCCGCGATGCCCTGCGCATCGCCTACCAGAATCGGCCGCGCCTGTTCGACCGCCACATCGTGCTGCCCGAATTGCTGTACCGGCGCGTGATCGAGATCGACGAGCGCATCGGCGCCCACGGCGACGTGGTGCAGGCGCTCGACGAAGAGGGCGCGCGGCGTGAACTGCAGGCGGCCTTCGACGCCGGCCTGCGCAGCCTGGCGATCGTCTTCATGCACGGCTACCGGCACACCCGGCACGAGGCGGCGGTGGCGCGCATCGCGGGCGAGATCGGCTTCACCCAGGTCTCGGTATCGCACCGGGTCAGCCCGCTGATGAAGCTGGTCGCGCGCGGGGACACCACCGTGGTCGACGCCTACCTGTCGCCGATCCTGCGGCGCTACGTCGACCAGGTCGCCGGCGACCTGCCCGGCGTGAACCTGCAGTTCATGCAGTCCAGCGGCGGCCTGACCGACGCGCGCGCCTTCCAGGGCAAGGACAGCATCCTGTCCGGCCCCGCCGGCGGCATAGTCGGCATGGTGCGCGCCAGCCGCCTGGCCGGCTTCGAGCGCGTGATCGGCTTCGACATGGGCGGCACCTCGACCGACGTCTCGCACTATGCGGGCGAGTTCGAACGCGTGTTCGAGACCCAGGTGGCCGGGGTGCGCATGCGCGCCCCGATGATGAGCATCCATACCGTGGCGGCCGGCGGCGGCTCGGTGCTGCACTTCGACGGCAGCCGCTACCGTGTGGGGCCGGACAGCGCCGGCGCGAATCCGGGCCCGACCAGCTACCGCCGCGGCGGCCCGCTGACGGTCACCGACTGCAACGTCATGCTGGGCAAGATCCAGCCCAGCCATTTCCCGAACCTGTTCGGGCCGGCGGCCGACCAGGCGCTCGACCTCGACGCCGTGCGCGCCGGATTCGCCGCGCTGGCGAAGGAGATCGGCGCGGCAGCGGGAAGCGGCGCGGGCGCCACGCCGAGCCCGGAATCGGTGGCCGAAGGCTTCATCCGGATCGCGGTCGGGAACATGGCCAACGCGATCAAGCAGATCTCGGTGCAGCGCGGCCACGACGTGACCAACTACACCCTGACCAGCTTCGGCGGCGCCGGCGGCCAGCACGCCTGCCTGGTGGCCGACGCGCTGGGCATGAAGACGGTGTTCATCCATTCGCTGGCCGGCGTGCTGTCGGCCTACGGCATGGGCCTGGCCGACCAGAGCGCGATGCGCGAACGCGCGGTCGAGCGCCGCCTGGCCGAGCTGGGCGAGCCGGCGCTGGCGGCCGAGCTTGACGAACTCGGCGCCAGCGCCCTTGAAGAGCTGCGCGCGCAGGGCGTGCCGCCCGAGCGCATCGAGCTGCTGCGCCGCGTGCACCTGCGCTACGAGGGCACCGACTCCGCCATCGTGCTTGGACTCGACACCCACGCGGCCATGCAGCAGGCCTTCGAGGACGCCTACCGCCGCCGCTTCTCCTTCCTGATGCCGGGCAAGTCGCTGGTGGTGGAGGCCGTGTCGGTCGAGGCGCTGGGCCGCTCCGACGCGCCGCCCGAGGTGGCGCGCCCGGTGGCGGCTGCCGGCAGGTCCCCGGCCGCGCACGAGCAGGCGCGCATGTTCGCCGGCGGCGCATGGCGCGACACCGCGCTCTACCTGCGCGCTCGGCTTTCGCCGGGCGACATCGTCAAGGGTCCGGCCATCATCGCCGAAGCGAATGCGACCACCGTCGTCGAAGCCGGCTGGCAGGCCGAGGTCACGAACTACGGACACCTGGTGCTGCGGCGCGTCGAGGCGCTGCCGGAGCGGCATGCGATCGGCACCAGCGCCGACCCGGTGATGCTGGAAGTCTTCAACAACCTGTTCATGTCGATCGCCGAGCAGATGGGACTGCGCCTGCAGAACACGGCGTATTCGGTCAACATCAAGGAGCGGCTCGACTTCAGCTGCGCGATCTTCGACCACGAGGGCAACCTGGTCGCCAACGCGCCGCACATGCCGGTCCACCTGGGCTCGATGGGCGAGAGCATCAAGGCCGTCATGCGCAAGAACGCCGGCCGGATGAAGTCCGGCGACGTCTACGTGCTGAACGATCCCTACAACGGCGGCACGCACCTGCCGGACGTGACGGTGATCTCGCCGGTGTTCGACGAGGCCGGCAAGGCGATCCTGTTCTACGTCGGCTCGCGCGGCCACCACGCCGACATCGGCGGCACCACGCCCGGTTCGATGCCGCCGGACTCCTGCCATATCGAGGAAGAGGGCGTCCTGATCGACAACTTCAAGCTGGTCGACGGCGTCGACGGCGTGCTGCGCGAAGAGGAAGCGCGCGCGATGCTGCTGGCCGCGCGCTGGCCGGCCCGCAATCCGGACCAGAACCTGGCCGACCTGCGCGCCCAGGTCGCGGCCAACCAGAAGGGCGTCGAGGAACTGCGCAAGATGGTCGCCTACTATGGCCTCGATGTGGTGCGCGCCTACATGGGCCATGTGCAGGACAATGCCGAGGAAGCGGTGCGGCGCGTGATCGCCGTGCTGAAGGATGGACAGTTCCGCTATGAGCTGGACAACGGCGCCCGG
This window of the Massilia sp. WG5 genome carries:
- the mnmH gene encoding tRNA 2-selenouridine(34) synthase MnmH is translated as MKYPAVLSFTDVFAQLDEFDTIIDARSESEFALDHIPGAINCPVLNDQERILVGTTYKQVGAFEAKKIGAALVSRNIANHLEKLFADKPRDWKPLVYCWRGGNRSGSMAHILAKIGWPAVQLDGGYKAFRGFVNSALENPPQLQFRVVCGTTGSGKSRLLETLESVGAQVLDLERLAAHRGSVLGHLPDEPQPSQKMFETRIWDKLRRFDPAKPVFVESESKKVGNLRVPEVVMERMRASPCISVMLSRPNRVRLLMEDYQHFCADPSALNAQLDHLVQLHGRAKIDAWHAMATGGRLPELVDELLVQHYDPAYLRSIDRNFAQYPQAEVLELADIGKEDFLAAARKLHAG
- a CDS encoding arylesterase, translated to MLARLNLKKWAIGALAAFALAASGSAYSAPKTVLVVGDSLSAEYGLARGSGWVALLEQRLKAEKLDARIVNASISGDTTSGGRSRLPALLARHKPSVVVLELGANDGLRGLPVTSAEDNLRAMIDMSKKTSARVLLVGIHMPPNYGRAYTERFTGMYKELSSTLKVPLVPYMLQGVELVPANFQADRMHPLASAHPVILNNIWPQLAPLIKQ
- a CDS encoding ABC transporter ATP-binding protein, translating into MRDIPEATKGEALVRHPAIEVAGLSKRVADASGELTILHSVDFTVQPAETLALVGASGSGKSTLLGLLAGLDTPSSGTVRLDGTDIFALDEDGRAAFRKAKLGFVFQSFQLLPHLSALENVMLPLELRGDPAAREKAAAMLGRVGLESRLRHYPKYLSGGEQQRVALARAFVTEPPLLFADEPTGSLDAATGEAVIRLMFELNRERGSTLVLVTHDPAMAARCGRTLTIAAGRLVT
- a CDS encoding bifunctional ADP-dependent NAD(P)H-hydrate dehydratase/NAD(P)H-hydrate epimerase — its product is MDTLLYSCDQIRAIERAAQARLTPGDLMERAGQAATAFALELLDGDAAGAVLVLAGPGNNGGDGLELAASLARRGADVEVLHLAGERAPSFEAGRALQRARDAGARFVDEIPAGRPWRLVVDALFGIGLARPLAGRARELALWTAGCDCPVLALDVPSGLEADSGAIVGADGAAVTATHTITFLGNKPGLHTGDGCDRAGEVRVDMLGADGLHQETAQAVLNGPALFAERLAPRRRNSHKGSFGDVAVLGGARGMAGAAVLAARAALYGGAGRVFAALLDGGMAIDPLQPEIMFREAAGMDFEGRTVVAGPGMGSADAAVHLLGQVLALRAPLVVDADALNLGAARRELQEGLAAHGGQLILTPHPLEAARLLGVTASIVQADRLEHARELAMRFNCVVVLKGAGSVIGRPDGFVAVNTSGNPGLATGGSGDVLAGFCGALLAQGWPAWEAALGAVWLHGAAADWLVEDGNGPIGLTAGELPRAIRAVLNALVSST
- a CDS encoding hydantoinase B/oxoprolinase family protein translates to MDWQFWIDRGGTFTDIVARSPDGTLVTHKLLSENPEQYRDAAVAGIRHLLGLKPGEAAPDGAIEAVKMGTTVATNALLERKGEPTALAITRGFRDALRIAYQNRPRLFDRHIVLPELLYRRVIEIDERIGAHGDVVQALDEEGARRELQAAFDAGLRSLAIVFMHGYRHTRHEAAVARIAGEIGFTQVSVSHRVSPLMKLVARGDTTVVDAYLSPILRRYVDQVAGDLPGVNLQFMQSSGGLTDARAFQGKDSILSGPAGGIVGMVRASRLAGFERVIGFDMGGTSTDVSHYAGEFERVFETQVAGVRMRAPMMSIHTVAAGGGSVLHFDGSRYRVGPDSAGANPGPTSYRRGGPLTVTDCNVMLGKIQPSHFPNLFGPAADQALDLDAVRAGFAALAKEIGAAAGSGAGATPSPESVAEGFIRIAVGNMANAIKQISVQRGHDVTNYTLTSFGGAGGQHACLVADALGMKTVFIHSLAGVLSAYGMGLADQSAMRERAVERRLAELGEPALAAELDELGASALEELRAQGVPPERIELLRRVHLRYEGTDSAIVLGLDTHAAMQQAFEDAYRRRFSFLMPGKSLVVEAVSVEALGRSDAPPEVARPVAAAGRSPAAHEQARMFAGGAWRDTALYLRARLSPGDIVKGPAIIAEANATTVVEAGWQAEVTNYGHLVLRRVEALPERHAIGTSADPVMLEVFNNLFMSIAEQMGLRLQNTAYSVNIKERLDFSCAIFDHEGNLVANAPHMPVHLGSMGESIKAVMRKNAGRMKSGDVYVLNDPYNGGTHLPDVTVISPVFDEAGKAILFYVGSRGHHADIGGTTPGSMPPDSCHIEEEGVLIDNFKLVDGVDGVLREEEARAMLLAARWPARNPDQNLADLRAQVAANQKGVEELRKMVAYYGLDVVRAYMGHVQDNAEEAVRRVIAVLKDGQFRYELDNGARIEVAIRVDAAGRSAEIDFTGTSGQLPNNFNAPSAVCMAAVLYVFRTLVDDEIPLNAGCLKPLKVIIPPGSMLNPRYPASVVSGNVETSTCITNALYGALGIMAAAQGTMNNFTFGNARYQYYETISGGSGAGEGFDGTDVVQTNMTNSRLTDPEILEFRFPVRLESYEIRPGSGGAGRWRGGNGGVRRLRFLEPMTAAILSNNRIHAPFGMAGGEPGAKGRNLVLRADGSVEELGHIGKVGMEPGDVFVIETPGGGGYGKP